One genomic region from Anopheles bellator chromosome 2, idAnoBellAS_SP24_06.2, whole genome shotgun sequence encodes:
- the LOC131211043 gene encoding low molecular weight phosphotyrosine protein phosphatase 1-like: MKILFVCIGNSCRSPMAESVMRSVATKHGLTDWQIDSAALREWNVGRRPEERALAVLAENGLSSDHVGRQIVPQDFVHFDHIFGMDEGNVTDLLARAPSDCSAKIELLGNYRYKELDKIIFDPYFEHGIHGFRRCFDQIVICCENFVKLHK; the protein is encoded by the exons ATGAAGATcctgtttgtttgcattg GAAACTCTTGCCGTTCGCCGATGGCCGAAAGTGTCATGCGGAGTGTCGCAACAAAGCACGGATTGACCGACTGGCAGATCGATAGTGCGGCGTTGCGCGAGTGGAACGTTGGCCGACGGCCGGAAGAGCGAGCCCTGGCGGTGTTGGCCGAGAATGGACTCTCGTCCGACCACGTCGGACGGCAAATCGTCCCGCAGGATTTCGTCCACTTTGACCACATTTTCGGCATGGACGAGGGCAACGTAACCGACCTgctggcccgggccccgagcGACTGTAGCGCAAAAATAGAACTTCTCGGAAACTATCGCTACAAGGAGCTCGACAAGATCATCTTCGATCCGTACTTT GAACATGGCATCCACGGGTTCCGCCGATGCTTCGATCAGATCGTGATATGTTGTGAGAACTTTGTGAAGTTGCACAAATGA